AATTAATTTGACCGGAGCGTTTGTATTTGAAGATGTTGAAGGACGCGGAACATTTGATATTTCTGATCGTGTTGCGATTATTTTGAAAATATTAGAAGACAATTATCCTTTGCTAATGGATAAGTACGATTTAGTCAACGGGTTGGTACCCAGCGATCCATTTCCAGCTTTTTTTAAAAACCAAAAAGCTAAGTATTCAAATTACAAGGAAGAGTAAATGTTGCAAAAATTAATGCTATGTATATTTGCTGCGCTATCGCTTTGTTCGGTAAATGCCTACGCAATTGAATCAGAAACGGTAACTTCAGAACAGACAGAAGAACCTATCAACGTCAAAGACTTCTTCCGCACCGCAGAGAAAAAACGTATTCGATTAAATCCCGTTGGGGATATTTACGCTTACCAGAAATACAATGAGATTATGGTGGGCAGTGCTAATGTTGCTGCTCAGTCAATCTACACTATAAAGGAAACACTCGGGATATCTTCCTTACAGTGGATAAGTAATCGAATATTGATGGTAAAAGTATTCAATCGAACGACTTATGCAGGGTCTACTAGTTTCCTTGAAATCTCATTAAAGAATGGCAATTTCAATGTTTCTCAGGATAGTGTGTTTGATAAATCCGGTTACGTTTTAGATCCCTTGGTAGATGAAGGAGAGTGGTTCTTATTTGCCGAGTATAAAAAGAACGACGAGGGTTGGATATATACCGATGTGTACAAGGTGTCCGCCTTTGATGAAAAGAGCAAATACTTACGTAGCAAACAGAGAATTAATTTAAATAGTAACAGTGGTGAAATTTACACATGGTTATCGGATAAAAATGGAAGTTTGGTTGCTGGCGTTAGTTTTGTTGATGATGTTCCGTCCGTATGGTTTAACACAGATGGAGGGAAGAGACTCTCTAAAATTTGGACAGCTAATGAAAAAATCAAGTTCTTCCCTTATGGTATGAGTGAATCCAGAGATAAGTTGTGGATTGTGACTGATTACAAAACAGATAAATTGGTTGCCAGGACTTTTGATCTAAAAAGTGGAGAATTTGGCGATATTTTATTTCAGGCTAAAAATGTAGATCTGGATTTCATCATGATGGATAGATCTGATGCAAATCCTCTGGCAGTCGCTTACATGAATAAGGGAAAGTTAGAGTATGCATTTATTGACGAAGCTGCGCAAAAAGCCTATGAAAAGTTACAGCCTCATTTTGAAGGAAAGCGATATTGGGTGACCAGTATGTCTGATGATTTAAAGCATCAGATCATATTTAGCAACACCGATACTCAAGCTTCTGAATATCATCTGTGTGACTCTGCTGGTAAGGCATGTCATTTTATTGGTTATGCAAATCCCCGTTTGCAAAATGTTACCCTATCACCAACTCATTCAGTAAAAACCACTACTCATGATGGTTTTGAGATAGAGTCTTTTCTGACAATGCCTGCCCGTTTTAATTTGGATTCCGTTCCTTTAATTGTTATGCCGCATGGTGGGCCTATTGGTGTTAACGATGACGCGCATTTTGATCCTGATACGCAGTGGTTGGCATATAATGGATATGCCGTATTACAGGTAAACTATCGTGGTTCTAGTGGTTATGGAAAAGCGTTCAAGCTAGAAGGTATGCAACAATGGGGAAGGGGAATAGAAGATGATATTGAAGCTTCCTTGGAGAATGTAATCAAAAGCCATCCTGAATTGGATAAAAATAGAGTGTGCTTATATGGGGGAAGTTACGGTGGTTATTCGGCTGTTATGGGCATAATTCGCTCACCTGAAAAATACCGTTGTGCAGCCTCATTCGCAGGTGTAATGGATCTCCCTTTAAACTTTAATAAAAGTTCTGTTCAAAACGATGAAGATCTGACTAAAAGGCTAAAAGAAATTGTTGGCGATCCTGAAACTCAGATGCAGGAATTGATGGATAATTCCCCGGTTTACCTGTTTGACAAAATCACACGTCCGCTATTTTTAGCTCATGGCACAAAGGACGGACGAGTTGATGTTGAACATAGTTGGCGATTGCGGCGTTTGTTGCAGTTGGCTGATATTCCTCATGAGTGGTTGATAATGGATGATATCGGACATGGTTTTGAGGATGTTGAAGAAGTTGAGCAGCTTTACGATCATTTAATGCCGTTCTTGAATAAACATCTTGATATGCAAGCTGGACAGCAAAAGAAGGAAACTGTTCAGACAGCTATAGAAAATTAAAACTGATGGTAGGTTGCCGAGCTCCAATAAAGACCAAGAGCTTGGTAACCTGAACACTCTGTTGTGTTTACGGCCAAAAGCGTAATTTATTCTGGCTTAAAAATCCCAATCACATTATCTGATGCGCCACTTTTGGTTTCGACCTCTTCGTCAACCTGTGAGCGTTCATAATCACAGGCAACACAACGTAATTTCTCTACATTGTTCTCAATGTAAAGCATAAGGGTGTCTTGAGCCTTGCATTGCGGGCAAGTGGCGCCAGCGATAAAGCGCTTTTTACGTAACTTTTGAGTCATGGAATACGATATTTGAACAATTGAACTGCAAAATGGATGCACATCATAACCCAGTTCATCGTATTCCTCCAAAATGCTGCATATTACCGACCATAAACCTGCCTACCATAAAATCTCACACACCCTTTGGCGCTTGGCTCTGAACAAGGTAGAATCCCCGCCAGTTTTATTCCGCTAGCAATGAATTTGAGTAATACAGGCTAATGATCAGAATTGACCAGATTACATTAATGCGTGGCACCAAGGTGCTGCTAGAAGACACTTCTGCTGATATCCAGCCTGGGCAGAAAATGGGCATAATTGGACGTAATGGATGCGGCAAATCGAGCTTATTCGCTTTGCTTCAGAACAATGCCCATGTTGAGTCTGGCGAACTGTTTGTGACCAAAACCTGGGAAGTGGTTGCTGTGCAGCAGGAAACGCCAGCGGTTGCTATGCCAGCCTTGCAATATGTCATCGAAGGGGATGTTCAGGTTACTCGAGTGCAAAACGAGTTAGCTAGAGCAGAAGCCGAGAACCGTGGCGATGACATTGCTCATTGGCACGACCAACTTGCGATTGCGGGTGGTTATGACATTGAATCACGCGCCTCGGTTATTTTACAAGGCTTGGGATTTAAGCAGGCGGAATTGCAGAACTCAGTCGATTCATTCTCTGGTGGATGGCGTATGCGCTTGAATCTAGCTCGTGCGTTGATTTGTCGGTCAGATTTATTGTTGCTCGACGAACCCACTAACCACCTGGATTTAGATGCTGTTATTTGGCTTGAAAAGTGGCTGAAACAATACCCTGGTACATTAATGTTGATCTCGCACGACAGGGATTTTCTGGACAATACGGTCTCGCATATTCTGAGCTTTGAACAACAAAAGCTTCAGACCTATACTGGAAACTATTCCAGCTTCGAGAAGCAAAAAGCTGCCCGCCTGAGGCTGCAACAGCAACAATATGAAAAACAGCAGGCGAAGGTTGCTCATTTACAGAGCTTTATTAATCGCTTTAAAGCCAAAGCGTCGAAAGCTAAACAGGCACAAAGCCGGGTTAAACAGCTTTCTCGGTTGGAAGATATTCTTCCTGTCCAGCAAGAAAATCCATTCTCATTTGAATTCTTTGAACCTGAAAAAGAGCCTAACCCACTAATTAAATTAGAGAAAGTTCAAATTGGATATGGCGACAAGGTCATTTTGCGCGATATTCACCTGAATCTGGTTCCTGGTAGTCGTATTGGCTTGTTGGGGCATAATGGTGCTGGTAAATCTACCTTGGTGAAGTTGCTCGCGTCAGAATTATCGCCCATTGCTGGCGATTATCAGGTTAGCCAAGGCGTAAACATTGGCTATTTTGCTCAGCATCAAGCTGAAAAGTTGAATTTCGACGAGTCGCCTTTATGGCATATCCAAAGGCTCGACAAGCAAGCAACAGAGCAACAATTGCGTGATTATCTCGGTGGTTTTTGTTTTCGAGGTGATGACGCATTAGCGCCAGTTGGGCCAATGTCGGGCGGTGAAAAAGCCCGTCTTGTTTTAGCGTTGATTATTTATCGTAAACCGAATTTGTTATTGCTAGACGAACCGACCAACCATTTAGATTTGGAAATGCGTCAGGCGCTGACGTTTGCGCTTCAAACTTATACCGGCGCAGTGTTGCTGGTATCGCACGATCGTTATTTGCTGAACTCTGTTTGTGAT
Above is a window of Paraneptunicella aestuarii DNA encoding:
- a CDS encoding ATP-binding cassette domain-containing protein, with the protein product MIRIDQITLMRGTKVLLEDTSADIQPGQKMGIIGRNGCGKSSLFALLQNNAHVESGELFVTKTWEVVAVQQETPAVAMPALQYVIEGDVQVTRVQNELARAEAENRGDDIAHWHDQLAIAGGYDIESRASVILQGLGFKQAELQNSVDSFSGGWRMRLNLARALICRSDLLLLDEPTNHLDLDAVIWLEKWLKQYPGTLMLISHDRDFLDNTVSHILSFEQQKLQTYTGNYSSFEKQKAARLRLQQQQYEKQQAKVAHLQSFINRFKAKASKAKQAQSRVKQLSRLEDILPVQQENPFSFEFFEPEKEPNPLIKLEKVQIGYGDKVILRDIHLNLVPGSRIGLLGHNGAGKSTLVKLLASELSPIAGDYQVSQGVNIGYFAQHQAEKLNFDESPLWHIQRLDKQATEQQLRDYLGGFCFRGDDALAPVGPMSGGEKARLVLALIIYRKPNLLLLDEPTNHLDLEMRQALTFALQTYTGAVLLVSHDRYLLNSVCDDFYLVDGGTVDVFKGDLGDYQQWVMQSVKLQAAEATQATAQDKPEKINRKDEKRLQAEFRQKTKGLRDQVSRSEKAMNSFSEKLQSIEEKLSDTALYSEDKKDQLIALLAEQTDLKQQLEEAEASWFEAQDELEQAQQEFDREYG
- a CDS encoding alpha/beta hydrolase family protein; the encoded protein is MLQKLMLCIFAALSLCSVNAYAIESETVTSEQTEEPINVKDFFRTAEKKRIRLNPVGDIYAYQKYNEIMVGSANVAAQSIYTIKETLGISSLQWISNRILMVKVFNRTTYAGSTSFLEISLKNGNFNVSQDSVFDKSGYVLDPLVDEGEWFLFAEYKKNDEGWIYTDVYKVSAFDEKSKYLRSKQRINLNSNSGEIYTWLSDKNGSLVAGVSFVDDVPSVWFNTDGGKRLSKIWTANEKIKFFPYGMSESRDKLWIVTDYKTDKLVARTFDLKSGEFGDILFQAKNVDLDFIMMDRSDANPLAVAYMNKGKLEYAFIDEAAQKAYEKLQPHFEGKRYWVTSMSDDLKHQIIFSNTDTQASEYHLCDSAGKACHFIGYANPRLQNVTLSPTHSVKTTTHDGFEIESFLTMPARFNLDSVPLIVMPHGGPIGVNDDAHFDPDTQWLAYNGYAVLQVNYRGSSGYGKAFKLEGMQQWGRGIEDDIEASLENVIKSHPELDKNRVCLYGGSYGGYSAVMGIIRSPEKYRCAASFAGVMDLPLNFNKSSVQNDEDLTKRLKEIVGDPETQMQELMDNSPVYLFDKITRPLFLAHGTKDGRVDVEHSWRLRRLLQLADIPHEWLIMDDIGHGFEDVEEVEQLYDHLMPFLNKHLDMQAGQQKKETVQTAIEN
- a CDS encoding YheV family putative zinc ribbon protein; this encodes MTQKLRKKRFIAGATCPQCKAQDTLMLYIENNVEKLRCVACDYERSQVDEEVETKSGASDNVIGIFKPE